Sequence from the Rutidosis leptorrhynchoides isolate AG116_Rl617_1_P2 chromosome 3, CSIRO_AGI_Rlap_v1, whole genome shotgun sequence genome:
GAAGAGCGAATGTTAATGGCCGCTATCAGAGAAACAAATAATAAACAACAAATTGCCAAGAATTATAATAAAAGGTGCGTGCTTTATCTTTTGATATAGGCGAATGGGTACTGCGAAATAACGATGCAAGTagagcagaaaagcttggcaaaTTAGGGCCTAATTGGGAGGGTCCTTATCAAGTTGTGGCAATTAATGCAgcaggttcatataagctcgcagatgtggaagggcgaactttacctaatgcgtggcatgctgcTTTATTAAAACGATATTATGCGTAATTCTGTGGAAATAATATGAAGGGCAAAATGCATATGCATAAAAGTGTGAAATTCGTTGCAAGGCCTATACTTGATATTCTTTTTATgtgcttttatttttaatttttgcaagtcttgatcacacttgTAAGAACTTAAAAAGTTGACACTTGTAAGAATATGCAAAGAGATTATTTGTGAAATGCCAAAAGTTTATGAATTGTTTTGTATTTTGTTTCATAATGATGAGGTGTTTTgcgcaaagtgatgaaattgcccactttcgCAGAAAATAATTATTGCGAAAGGAACTTAAAATCCTTATTTGATTTGGACAATACTTGGATGCTTCACAATGCTAATTGATTGCCTAAGGATCGCTTTGGCGGACTTAAAAGATTCATAACGTGTAAATAtgcacgcatacagattgtttcgcaaaagtacatacttattatgtgcacgataataaaagttggaaattgcaaaggacaagtccgtgttatgaatatttttgataaaagcgctatataaataaaagtacttgtgaatatatatgaaaatgtgaaaattttattaataaaggcgCAGAGATAGCTGTGTGCTAAATTTTACAATATAATCATGGCTTAGACAAATCGAGCTCGATGATATCATCTGCAGTTGCATCGTCTTGCTCGCATATTGTTGTAATTTTTGGGATTGGAATGTCCGCTATGTTTTCTTTCGCGGTAGCAAATGCATCTCGAGCATATGTGAGCGAACATATGCGGTCTTCCATTGCGGATGGTAGTGGATTTGGTATGGTGCAGTAAGGGGTAATTTCATCCAAGAATTCCACTCTTTCGCGCAATTTCAGCGCAGCAGCATATGTCAAAAACTGAGCAGAAACAGGATGAGAATTAAGAACTTCCCTGGCAAACTCTGGCAAATGTTGGCAAAGCTTGGTGAATTCAAGATTCGCAGAAGTTGTGGCAGCTAGAGCGTTGTCTCGCTCCACAGTGACCTTCGTAACCTCATCCGTTAATGCATTAATGGTAGCTTGGAGGCTGTTTTCTTTTTCAGCTGCAGTTGAAACATGCAGTTTTAAGTCATCAACCGCGGTTTTTGCTGCGGTGAGTTCATAAGAGAGGTCGACACAACGCTTCTCGCTGTCTGTAGCCTTGACCTTCTCGGTGTTGTATTTTGCCTTTTCAGCCTCAAGAACGTTGAAGAACTGTTCTTGACGGTAAATCATATCATACGCAGAATTGAAACACATGTAGAAATTCTGCACAAAACTATTATGCGCATCAAGCATAAAAAGCTTTGAAAATTTGCGGCGAAGCTCGCCTGGGATTGCCAACTTCATTTGTTGGCGCTGATCCAGTGCTGCAGCAGCAGAGGCATAAGTATATCCTGATAAACCGTCAATCCGCACCCCATAAGAGTTGAGTGGAGTGCGGAACAACTCTGTGATTTGGTCAAGAGTGTTTGGGCTCGAAAAAATAGGGTCACCAGTGGAATCGCCTGCAAAATAAAGCAATTAGTTAGCTGGCGAAATAAAAGTATAATGCATGTTATAAACATGAAATAATAATCGCGATGTACCAGTTTGCTGGTCCCCTTCATAATCCGATGTAATTGGATTATCGTAAAGAGCGGTGTCTTGTTGTTTGAGCTTTTTGCTTTGTGATTGTGACGGCGTCTGGAATGGTCGTTTGGTGGAGCTTAGCTTCGTAAGGAGAGATTTGGAGGTCAAATCGACGATTGGAATTGTTTGCTTCTCTTTTGATGACGTCGATTTAGCCTCCTGGCTTGTTAATAGCTTTGTGATCAAGGTTTTTGGGTTAACCTTGGAATCCACTTCGTCGATCTTCATGATCAAGTGAAAGAGAATCACGAAAAGAAAGAAGCTGGGAAGATGAAATGAATGTTTTAATTAAATTGCCAAGTACTTCAGAGTGGTGAGTGGAAATTGGTGGTTATGGacgccgatatatatatatatatatatatatatatatatatatatatatatatatatatatatatatatatatatatatatatatatatatgggaaatAAGGGTGCTAATTAATTGTGTTAAGTATTCGTTgtgataattttaacgataatattTTAGACAACGGATAAAAACGGTAACTTTGTTTGCTGTGACGGTAACAAAGGCAAAGCAAAAATGTTTGACTGCGAatatttagagtttatcatgacacATTTACTTTGCAAGATGTATcaaaataaactggggggacttgatcatatacatagcattgtatatgtatattttatttgctaaaggctaaaAGCAGAAGTTACGCGAACTATAATCAATAGGCTTGGAATATTCGCCGAAGATAAAGATCGCGGATCAGTTTCCGCGCTAATAAAAGACAGCGGGTCATTCCgctaagtttccgcggatagttaaacagtccgcagaccgcggatatttcgaatactataaatagggagctcggcctctcatttataggttgttgattcgcTGCCATTTGCCGGAACCTTTGTAATTTTCTCTTGTGATCTCGCCCAAGGAATTTTTACATCGTgtcaaggtgaatcatgctaattaacaatcaagaccgggtcggggtggttgatcacttgatagttaaagtgaaagacgatcatcagggcccaaaataatcatcaaacatctcatcctccatctcaatcttattgcactcaatctgtaattaagtaactcattaattaGGGATTGATCAAGCATGATCGGACAAAGCATGTTGAAATCGACAGACACTTTATTAAGGAAAAGCTCGAAGCAAAAATCATCTCACTCCCATTTGCGAGGTCAGAAGACCAGCTCGCGGACATCCTTACCAAATCAGTTAACGAAAGACTTTTCAACAAAGTTCTTGTCAAGTTGAATATCGGAAATCTCAATATTCAACTTAAGAGAGAGTGTTAGAACTAAAGAAAAGTTAACAGAGATCAACCTTTTACATCATTTCCCAAGATCAAAAGATTCTTTTACAATATAGTCCAAGTGTACAGTAAATCAGAACTGACACCTTCCAAGTTTAGATATAGTAAAATAGTTCTCATAGTTAGTCAAAGGCTCCATGCCTGAAATAGATGATATAGCCGTTCAAACTATTGTATAAGTAGGGAACCATATCTGTTGTAAAAATCAACttaagtgtatcaatatctcaaTAAAACATTAGTACATTTCAGTTCATAAATTATCACAATATATACAGATGGAAAATGTGGTACACTTAACATTTgtgtaacgtaaatcataaaaaaaataattctTTTTCTCAATGGCTCTGCAGCCTCTGCTTATAGATCCTCTACTTCTTTCATATTCCATTACAAATCTTCTTGATATTGTAATAATTGCAGCTCAAACAACTACCAATTTCAAACATGAACTAGGTCAACTTCAAAAAACCTTAGAAAGAATAGCTTCATTCACTAAAGAAGTCGTAAACCTGGATCGAAAACTCAATCATACTTCATCCGAATACGAAATGTTCGTTGATGAGATCATAGAAGCCAAAAAACTTGCTGCTAACTGTTTGAAAATCAAGAGAAACATTTTTGAAAAGTTTACTCACTCATGGAAGTTAAAAGATTTTAACAAGAAGTTGTTATTGTTTTTTCAGTTAGATGTGCAGGCCGTTCAAGCCCGTCATGACATCAAACAGGCGGTTTATGGTAGTGTGACTATCAGTGATGAATCCAGCAGTGATCAACGACCACCTTCAGTTGGAACCTTTTGGCAACCAGTCGGCTCTACAGATGATAGTGAGAGTTATGATTCTAGACAACCGCCATCATGTACAGACGTTAGGGGTACACGAGATCCGTCTCATTGAAATCAGAATTCTCAAGGACAACTTGTTCCTGGGATGAGTATAAAGGCAAAGAAACACATCTGTTAGTGCATAAATGTAAATTTCTAATCGTATTGTTCTAATCGTATTGTTCGTTTATTTTAGTTATTTGCTACTGAACATTATTGTAATCGTATGTTGACTCTTGGATATTGTTTGTTTACAGTATATTTATAATCGCGTGTCAAGTAACGAGATCGTTAAAGTTTAAATCTAGAGTTAAACTTCTGTAAACCGACAGACGCAGTCTGTCGATCGACTGTCGGTAGACAGAGTAAGTCGGTGGAAGTCGACTATCAGTCGACTCGACCTAGAGAGACAGTCGACCGACAAATAGAGTATGTCGATCTACTGTCACTGCATATACTATATATGTGGAATACGGGTTACATTGATATGTTACACACTTTGCACAAACCCTATCCACGAATTCTCTCTGCTTTTCGGTCCCAAACATTCCCAACACGAATAGTAAATTATTTGGAACGGGTCAACTCAAATGAAATGGGTCAACTGGACCTCTACTAATTTAGTTGGGAAAAAAAAATCATTGAAATACCAAACTATCTGTTGATCACATTTGACCCAAGAATTATGTATAACCAGTTTAGCATTATCAAACAAAATAGTATTTTATCCCCACACACAAACCAGCTACTTGTAGACAAATATCCACCACACAATAGCCTCCTATAATTTCTTCAAGTAAATTCCACTTTgatattcttttattattatttttttttattgcaATTCAATTCCTTTTTTATTCAAATAATTCCCTAATTCTTCCTTGGAACTATTTACTGTAACTACATATACTGCAATTTGAAACTTTTTTACTATATATTTAAAAGAAGTAAAAAAAAACCTTCTATATTATTACTTCTCTTAATGTTGTGTATACTTTTATGTGTTAGTTTTCTAAACTTAATTAGAACTATTTTTTAACCATATCAATTATCTTTACTTGTATAGAATGGCACAGATGGGATGCTTACAGTTGTGCAGAACAGTTGTGAGCTTCAGTTCATTGTATCACCATAACTGTCTTAACAGACCCTTTGAATCTTTGTTTCAAATGAGACTTCATAAAACACAAACCATTAAATACCCATATCATCATTTATCTTCAaatttcaaaaacaatttcaaggTTAGAAACAGTATTAATGGAGATCAAACATCTATGTCTACTTCTTCTGCTTACCAAGTTCTGGACTTAAAACCAGATTGCACTTTTTCTGATCTCAAAGCATCTTTTCGTGCCAAAGTACGTGTCTGTTGTATGTAACCAAATTTTATtgattgatataatatatataacaataacaaGATGTTTTAAATCAATTTGTATCAGGTGAAAGAATTTCATCCTGATGTTAGGAAGCATGATGATGATACCTCTGATATTATGATTCGTCGCATCATCCAGGCCTATGAGGTAGTTAATTTTACGATGATTAAGTCGGTAACGTAAAAGTTAAGTTTAGTGTAGCTATAAGAGAAGTTTATGCATGAAATAAAACAAAGTTACATGCCAATAAGAAACAAATGATGTTTGTTGACAGACTTATTCTTTTCATTATTGCATAAATTCTGTGAATTGTTCATAAATCTAATGTTTCAAAGGTTACTGGATTCTCATCCACATGTTTATTACTATTATCTGCAGGTGTTGTCTAATTTAAGCAAATCAGAGATCATTGAAAGGTATGTATTGTTTCGTTCGTgctaaaaattttcataaaatctAACGTTTGTAGGTAACTGTTTTACTATCAAATTTTAGTGAATGTCTAGACCCCTTTGATGCTCCTGAGTGCGAGGCGTTTGATATCTTTGTTAATGAGGTGGTATGTGTTGGTAAAGGTAACACTTATTCCATTTCAACTATATTCTTTCGGTTTCAATTTATAATCACTCAATAAGTAACATAAAAACAGGTCTACTTGTATGAGTCAAAATGGGTCGGGTTGGTCTACCCTCTAAAGTTCTTCTCCTAAACATTCCTTATTTAGTTTTTCTGTATATTAATCAATTTTTTacaattttagagctttatatatgTGGATTTGAAACATACATCTTTATAAAAATAGTCTGAATATTAAGCAACAAATGTACAGGATGTCCTTATTCATGTGTAAAGAGAGCACCTCATGCCTTCTCTTTCAGCTCTTCAACAGGAACTGCATATGCCACCTCTCAAGGTTGCTTAACTTGGAATCTTAAAgacatatttttaaaaaaattcttTATGACATCGTAATTCCTTAATTATTTGTCTTTTTCATCATAATAATTAGGTCACGGTGAGGATTATCAGGTACAACTCGCGGTTGGTCAGTGCCCCAAAAGTTGCATTCATTATGTAACACCTTCACAAAGGATTATTCTGGAGGAACTTCTTAGCAGGTACAAATGCAACTACAGTCAGTCACATATAACCTTTCATTGACTAagacaaatatttattttataatctaTCACTTTTTGATCGTGTACGTTtacggttatttgtgttgtagcatcCTGAACATGCCTTTTGATTGCTCTGTGGAAGCAGAATTACTCTACTCTCTCATTGTAAAAGCCAAGTTTGAGAACAATCGGTACAGCAAGCCAAAGAAGCAACCCAAGGAGTCAACCAAACACGTTGATTTGTATTAACGAGATTAACTGGATTTGTAAGGCCCGTTCGTTGCACCTGGATTTTTCATTATAAACATATCTTAATACTCCACAGTTCTATAACATATATAGTCATTAGAATTTAGCTTTATCCTTTATGGTTTAGTCCTTTTTATTTCTATCATATTATGTGTTGACATAATATGAATGACCGAACCACAAACAGGTATGAAATTTGGTATGAGTTCTCCTTACAATTATTGGGttattcattattttcattattttttcaTTATCTGAATGTCAGAGGTTATAAACAAATGCGATGCTGAACGATTCATTATTCAAATTGAATCATTTAATTAATAACGCAACCTTAGATTGATGTTTTGTAACTCTAAAAGTATAAACAAAAGAATAATACATGAACAGCTCTCAACTGTTATTCACCTTTCATGTTGTTATTAAACTGTCACACCAAAGGAAAATCATATTGACATTAAGAAAATATCATGAATATAACAAAAAAATCTCAACTTTTCTTAGCTGACAAAGGCATTGGTGTAGCAATAGTATTAGAATTATTTGGCCTTTGTTTTAATCCACTCATcatgttcttcatcatcatcccaCCACCAATATCCATACTCACATTGCTAGTCCTTTGTAAAGATAATCTCCTACTTTTCAACGGTGACGCCAATTTACTCGCCAATCTTGATGGCGAAAATGACCTCCTAATTTTCGCAGCTGTCGACACTTTCTTTGGTGGCGAAACCGACTTCTTTCTTGTGGTCCCCGATAAAGAAAACGTTGGACTTTTAATCTTCACTTGAAACTTAACAGCAGATGATGATGTGGCGGCTGCTGCCACCCCTGCCGCCTTACCCCGTGCAGCTGCAGGCGGTGTCTTGATCAAGAACTTATGAGGTGTAATAGGGCGGGTTTTTGGAATCACTGGCGACTTTGTTCTGCAAAAACTTTGGTTTTGTTGATTCGGTGATGATGAATGAAACAGTGGGTTTGGGAAGATGACGGTTTTTTTAGCCCACGGTCTGTTTCTCGGTGAGACTCTGTTTGCAGTAAACCGACAGTTTTCTTTTTCGATCTCTCTTTTTGGTGGTGAACCCGAAACTTTGAAGTTAATTCGCGATTTAGCTCTTTGTAGCAAAGGAGAATGTGCATCTGATGATCTTATTATCCGTTTCTCTCTGTTTCTACGCGCGTTCAGCTCTGTTGTTTCGGGTTTTAATCTTGAATTCTGCCGGTAATTTGTGAGTGGAGTTTTCGGGTCAGTTAAAGAACTGACCTTTTTAGGTTTggtatcaacagccataacgattTCTCGAGCAAATCGACTTGCTTGAAGTATTTCACCTACTGTTTCTTTTAAAATCATTGCTGGTAATGACATTTTGTTCCATTCCCCTTTTTTAAAAACCAATAATTCAACAATTCAATAATCAAAACATTTCAATTCAAATTGTTAGAAACATCTGAAgataaataacatataatataccTATTTGAGTTGGCAATTTTCCATTTGGGGATCTTTGACCATTTGCGTTTCTGATTCTGAAAAATTCAAGAAaaccaaaattagggttttaaaaagCACCCTTTTAATCAGATTTCTACCTTATATAAAAAAATCTGTATTTTACTTACCTGAGTGATTCTTGTTTACATCTAAGGCTAGATCTCAAATAGCCTCTGGTACTTTTAGGGCTAAAATTCACACCAGAATTAACTTTTGTTCCACCTGTAACATACTGAAGTTCTTGCAATCTAGCCATACATTTTTCCACCTTCAAAATCAgagaaaatattaaaaattaaaacttttTATCACAAGAAACAATACCCACATcattaaaataaaaacaaaaaaaaatctggATAAAAAGGGGGTACCTTGTTGACAGTTTCTCGGATTTGATTAGGGTCCAGTGGTGCCACCATTTTTTTCTTTAGTTTTGGTGGGCTTCTTGCAACCATTTtgtgtatctatatgtatatttgTGTGTGTCTGTGTTTGAAACAGGTGTTCCAAATAGAACAATAAAGGAAGAAGATGATCAAGTTTGGTGATATGGTGATGAGTCCCCAACGGTCAGATAATGTGGAAAGTAAACGCATACACAAGAATTAAACGGCTACTTTTTTCTCTCTATGGACATTTCATTTACaactattaaattattaattattaataattaataattaaaattaatattaatttattattaatatatatatatatattcacctgTTGACTTTTCCGTTTCTAATGGATAATAATAATCACTTTAAAAATGAATGACAATGACAATAGTAGTTACAAATATACAAATAGACCCGTTATGAAAAGTGGTCATATATTTTGCCTTTGtaaaaacaaaatgataaatacataatataaaataattcgAAGGTTAAATATATAAGCCAAATTGAATTATATTtctataataaaatttaataaatttacaaTAAAGTACAAATATTTTTTTCCAAATAAAAAAAACTAATTATTATATAGATGATGTACTAAATCTCTCAAAAAATtatgatataaaatataaaatatcacTATCAAATGTATACCTTCTTATGTGAAACATATTTGGAGTATATTTCTTACTCAAATAAAAGTAACAATGACAATATTCATTCACACAAATGTGTTAGACGTGATACAATCAGTATGTTATTATTGATTCATAAAAGTGCCTTACAAATAGATGCTAAGTAAATATGGGTCGAAGCCCGGCAGGCTTCCTAATATCGGCTAACAGCCCTCGCAGTATGAGCGGGAGGAAGACGGACACCCAAACTAGAGCGAAACTCGTCAAATAGAGCAGTAGGGAGATTTTTGGTGAAGATATATGCAAACTGATAGCGGGAAGGCACATGAAGTACACGAATCTGACCCTGAGCAACCAAGTCACGTACAAAGTGAATGTCAATCTCGATGTTCTTGATGCGCTGATGTTGGACCGGATTATTCGAAAGATAAACAGAGCAAACATTATCACAATAAACCAAAGTAACAGAGAAAAGCGGACAATGAAGCTCACGAAGCAAATTGCGTACCCAACAAGTTTCAGCAACGGCATTAGCGACCCCACGATATTCAGCCTCAGCACTCGAGCAGGACGGAGTGAGCTGGCGCTTTGAAGACCAAGATAGCAAGTTGTTACCAAGAAACACACAATAACCAGAAGTGGATCGTCATGTAGTGGGGCAGCCTGCCCAATCGGCATCCGAGTATGCTACTAAAGAGGTAGTTGATGATGCAAACAACTGTAAACCCATATGGTGAGTGGCTCGAACATATCGTAGAATCCGTTTGAGGGCCGACAAATGCGGCTCCCGAGGATCATGCATAAATAAACAAATCTGCTGAACGACATAAGATAAATCAGGTCTCGTAAACGTCAAATACTGTAAAGCACCTGCAAGACTACGATAAAGAGTCAGATTTAAAATCGGGGTACCATCAACAGTAAGCTTGGAACCCGGGTCAGCGGGGGTCCGACAAGGGTGACAATTAGTCATCTGGGCACGCTCGAGAATCTCAAGAGCGTACTTCTTCTGAGAGAGAAACATCCCAGTAGAGGTACGTGTAGCGAAGATCCCGAAAAAATAATTAAGTGGGCCTAAGTCAGTCATCGCGAACTCCTTATGCAAGGAGGTGACTATCTGCTGAAGAAAAGCTGTAGAAGAGGCTGACagtataatatcatcaacataaagcaATAAGTAGGTTATCTCTGTACCCTGCCGATATATAAATAGAGAGGTATCACGGCGGCTATGCTGAAAACCAAGTTGCTGAGCATATCATGCAAACTGCTAAAACAAGGCCCGAAGggcctgtttgagaccatatagAGACTTCTGTAAAAGACAGACATGATCGGGGTAGTGGGAATCACGAAAACTCGGCGGCTAATGCATATAAACAGTCTCTGTAAGCTGACCATGTAAAAAAGCATTGTTGACATCCAGCTGATGTATCAGCCATTGTCGAGAAACAGCTAAGCTAAGAAAAGTACGAATCGTAGCGGGTTTAACAACCGGACTAAatgtctcatcacaatcaataccaACCTGCTGACTGCGACCGTTAGCAACTAACCGAGCCTTGTAACGGCTCAAGGTACCATCTACATTATACTTGTGCTTGAAGAGCCACATGAAGCGAACTATGTTGGTGTCCGATAGGCGAGGCACAAGTTTCCAAGTACTATTGTTAATTAAAGCATTAAATTCGTAAGTCATAGCATGTTGCCAATTTGGGTCACAAAGGGCATGGGAATATGTGTGAGGAATTGGAGAAATGGTGGATGTGTGGAGGTTTAACCGGTCAACAGGTTTGGTTGTGCAAACACGGGTGCGCGTAATCTTGGGATGAGTAGATGTAGTAGGAGGATTTGGCGGTTGTGGCGGTAAATGTTGAAGAGAATGGGCGGCAGGAGGAGAACCTGCCGAAGGAGTTGGactagttggtggtggtggttcatCTTGAACAAGGGGTTCCAAGGTGCGAGAGAAAAGATTAGGAGGTGCAATATCTAAGAAGGTATATGATGGAGGCTCAGTAGGAGTCATGGAACTGAACGAAAATGATGTTTCGTCAAAGGTGACATGATGAGATATGATGATTTTATTGGTGGTAAGGTCAAGACTGCGATACCCACGGTGATTATCAGGGTAACAGAGAAAGATACAACCCGTGGAACGAGGAGCAAGTTTATGAGTGTGATTAACATGAGGGTAGCAGAGACATCTGAAAACGCGAAGAGTGGAGTAATCAGGTTTGGTGTTGAAGAGGCGTGTATGGGGAATCTCATGTTGGATGGCAGAAGATGGCAGAATATTGAGTAGGTAGGCAGACATGTGAAGTGCTTCCACCCAGTAAGTGGTGGGAAGATTAGCCTGAAATAAGAGAGTGCGGATGAGGTTATTTATTGTTCGTAACATACGTTCGGATTTTtcattttgttgcgaggtttgggTGCATGAAAGACGTAGTTGTATGCCATGGGTATTGAAGAGCTGTTTGAAGGAGGAGTTATCAAATTCGCCTCTTTGATCTCATCAGAAGGCTTTAATTTCTTTATTGAATTGTGTTTTAACATATGTTCGAAAAGTAGTAAATTTGTTAAATGCGTCAGATTTTTGACGTAAAGGAAAAACACAAACATAATGTGTATAATGATCAATAAAAATAACATAGTATTTGAAACCACTAAGACTAGATACAGGTGATGTCCATAAATCAGAATGAATAATatcaaatgcagaggaaacagtagtACTAGAAATAGAAAATGGAAGTCGCACATGTTTTCCAAGTTGACATGCATGGCAAAACAAGGAAGACTCCGTTTCATTAcaaattgttgagtccccaaaataattaaggatttagttatgacaaaactgtaatttatttgcactaaaatgttatgtgaagccagcacaagtttgtttatgtatagacagcaaatattgctatgccgagtgtttagtttgctgctcagtctaccaacacaaggtagacagtgttcttcaattagcacaggatgtgtactcagcatttcaagaatatcaagtgtctcagcaatgaagaaccggcacagctggaatgcagcttactacacaggacaactatgctccattacaagcatagtagtttcctgagtggtctacatcaattgtactattcaacagaagtcaaagacaaagttgaacaggaaaggacacgcgtcggcggctgataagtaaccttacaagaccacatgggaatgcagaagtttaacgcatgtgcagacatgtgctatactttgtcaatgcctagggaacacaacattctatttgtttaaacaaatagtggtgccaaactgaattggggtgttcctgcaaatagctaccaaagaggaaagaggagagcacactctctgatgcagttgtccccacaagtacagacatcctatgtaccagtggacaatggaacaattacacggataaaaggactactataaattgttgtatctactattgtaacaactagtggtgtgggttttgttatt
This genomic interval carries:
- the LOC139898152 gene encoding chaperone protein dnaJ C76, chloroplastic yields the protein MAQMGCLQLCRTVVSFSSLYHHNCLNRPFESLFQMRLHKTQTIKYPYHHLSSNFKNNFKVRNSINGDQTSMSTSSAYQVLDLKPDCTFSDLKASFRAKVKEFHPDVRKHDDDTSDIMIRRIIQAYEVLSNLSKSEIIESECLDPFDAPECEAFDIFVNEVVCVGKGCPYSCVKRAPHAFSFSSSTGTAYATSQGHGEDYQVQLAVGQCPKSCIHYVTPSQRIILEELLSSILNMPFDCSVEAELLYSLIVKAKFENNRYSKPKKQPKESTKHVDLY
- the LOC139898153 gene encoding probable microtubule-binding protein TANGLED, with the translated sequence MVARSPPKLKKKMVAPLDPNQIRETVNKVEKCMARLQELQYVTGGTKVNSGVNFSPKSTRGYLRSSLRCKQESLRIRNANGQRSPNGKLPTQIGEWNKMSLPAMILKETVGEILQASRFAREIVMAVDTKPKKVSSLTDPKTPLTNYRQNSRLKPETTELNARRNREKRIIRSSDAHSPLLQRAKSRINFKVSGSPPKREIEKENCRFTANRVSPRNRPWAKKTVIFPNPLFHSSSPNQQNQSFCRTKSPVIPKTRPITPHKFLIKTPPAAARGKAAGVAAAATSSSAVKFQVKIKSPTFSLSGTTRKKSVSPPKKVSTAAKIRRSFSPSRLASKLASPLKSRRLSLQRTSNVSMDIGGGMMMKNMMSGLKQRPNNSNTIATPMPLSAKKS